The Pedobacter ginsengisoli region TTTTGCTTATCAGTAATTTTTAAGTTTAACCTTTTCACCAACGAATCGTTGCCTAAACTAATATCATCGTCAGGATCTTTTTCAACGGGCTTCTTACTGCAACTTGCAATTGCAAGGCATATTATTACCAATAGGCTTAAACGTAGTTTCATTAGGTTAGTTTGGTTCTTTGTTATTTACAGAGCGTAAATCTATCCTGCCTAAAATTCCCATTTTTTGCATGATATGTAAATATATTGTTTTGTAAACGTGAATCAAAATCCTTTATATGAAAGATAGAGGCATGAATATTCGTTTTGCAGGCTCCACCGGATAATTAACTACCTTAGGGTAAAATTTATTTTTAAAAGAACAGTAGTATGCGTATACCATTTGAAGAACTTAAAGAAGAATTTAAAAGGATACTTTTAAGGTTATCGTTTCCTGAGGGGACTGCCGAAACCTGTGCTACAATATTTGCCGTAAACAGTCGCGATGGGGTATATTCTCATGGACTAAACCGATTTCCCGTTTTTGTAAACTATGTAGAGAAAGGCTTGATTGACCCAAATGCATCACCGAAATTACTGGAGAAAAATGGAATGGTAGAGCGTTGGGACGGAAATTCTGCTCCCGGCATGTCTAATGCTACCCATTGTATGAGTAGGGCAATTGAGCTGTCTAAGCAAAATGGAATAGGCTGTGTTGCTATTAAAAACACCAATCATTGGATGCGTGGAGGAACTTATGGATGGCAAGCTGCCGATGAGGGTTGTATAGGCATTTGTTTCACCAATGCAATAGCCAGTATGCCTGCATGGGGAGGCAAAGCTTCTGTGTTGGGTAATAACCCTTTGGTTATAGCTATACCCCGCGAGGGTGGTCATGTGGTATTGGATATGGCCATGTCACAGTTTTCTTATGGTAAAATGCAGGAGTATGAACTAAAAAATGAGTCGTTGCCATTTCCAGGTGGATATGACGAACATGGAAACCTGAGCACAGATCCCACCATCATTCGAAAAACAAAGCTGGCTTTGCCAATTGGTTTCTGGAAAGGCTCAGGCCTTGCATTAATGCTTGATTTGTTGGTTGTAGCATTGAGCGGTGGTAATTCAACAGGCCAAATAACGGCGAGTATAGATGAAACCAGTGTTTCACAATGTTTTATCTGCATTCGTCAGCCAAATATGCATGCCCAATTAATAAACCATATTCTAGAATATATCAAATCAGAATCTGGTGTTAGTTCTGATGAAAAGGTAGCCTACCCAGGAGAACGTACATTGCAAACGCGTCTCGAAAATGAAAAAACAGGTATCCCTGTAAATGAAGAAATCTGGAAACAAGTTACAGCCATGTTTAAGTAAAATATATCTTTTACTTGAAATGCTCAAAATACTTCTAAAAATCGATTAGTTAAGGCTACGGTACTCATTTGGCGTTGCGCCAACCCTTTTTTTGAACAGTCTGATAAAGTGCTGTGGATATTTGAATCCAAGTTCATAAGCAATCTCGTTTACAGTTTTATTGCTGTCAAAGATTTTATTTTTAGCTACATCAATAATCTTCGCCTGAATAAATTCCTGAGCCGATTTGCCAGTTTCTTTTTTAATTAGATCGCCAAAGTAATTTGCCGAAAAATGAAGCTCTTCCGCGCAGTAAGCAACCGAAGGTAAGCCAATTGAATAAGGTTTTTCAGATTTAAAATAACCATTCAGCAGTTCCTCAAACGTCTCTAGAACACCTTTATTTACCATATCCCGTGTGATAAACTGACGATCATAAAAACGATCGCAGTAATTTAACAGCAATTCAATATTTGAGGCAATGAGCTTTTTACTGTGTTTATCGATAGACTGCTGGAGCTCTGAGTTAATCTTGGCAAATAAATCGAGTACAAGCTGACGTTCTTTTGATGACAGGTGCAAGGCTTCATTAGTATGGTAGCTAAAGAAGTTATATTCACTCAGGCTTTTTGCCAGTGAGGTTCCGCGGATTAGGTCAGGATGAAATATTAAACCATGCCCTACGGGCTGATAGTAATCTATTTTATTCTCTACATCGATAGTCTGCCCTGGCGATATAAAGACTAATGTGCCTGCCTGATAGTCATAATTATGACGGCCATACTTAAGGTCGCCACATTTAACATCTTTAAGAAAGATGCAATAAAGCTCAAAGTTCATTTTAGAGCCAGTCCTTTCTTTTGCTTTTGAAAAATCTATCACACTAACCAACGGATGCAGTGTCTCGTGGTTATTAAAGTCATTGTATTCACTGATCGTTTCAAAATTAAATTCCTTTTCCATAACTCCTTGTATTACTTGTACAAACTTACGCAATTGAGTATTGTTATCATTGTAACATGAACACTATCAGTAATATTGGTAGCAAAAGCAGGAATCTGTATACCATAGCTCTTAGTTATTGAGCGGATATTTGTATTGTCAAAAAGATTAACTATATGGAATCAGTAAAACTTAATAACGGGGTAGAAATGCCCTTACTAGGATTTGGGGTATTTCAGGTAACCGACCTGGCAGAATGTGAACGCAGCGTATTGGATGCAATTAGCACTGGGTACCGTTTAATTGATACTGCTGCCTCATATATGAACGAGGAAGCAGTTGGTAGGGCAATTAAAAATAGTAATGTACCTAGAGAGGAACTGTTTATAACAACAAAACTTTGGATACAATCAAACGGGTATACCGATACAAAAAAAGTCTTTGAAGCTTCGTTAAAAAAGCTTCAGCTAGATTATCTTGACCTTTATCTTATTCATCAGCCTTTTGGCGATGTGTATGGTGAATGGAGAGCAATGGAAGAACTTTATAAAGAAGGAAAGATCCGTGCAATTGGCGTAAGTAACTTTCAGCCTGATCGGCTAATGGATTTAATTGTTCATAATGAAATTGTTCCGGCTATCAATCAAATAGAGACCCATCCTTTTCATCAGCAACTTGATGCACACCACTTTTTAAAGGAAAACAATGTACAGATTGAATCGTGGGGGCCTTTTGCAGAAGGGAAAAACGAT contains the following coding sequences:
- a CDS encoding aldo/keto reductase, which gives rise to MESVKLNNGVEMPLLGFGVFQVTDLAECERSVLDAISTGYRLIDTAASYMNEEAVGRAIKNSNVPREELFITTKLWIQSNGYTDTKKVFEASLKKLQLDYLDLYLIHQPFGDVYGEWRAMEELYKEGKIRAIGVSNFQPDRLMDLIVHNEIVPAINQIETHPFHQQLDAHHFLKENNVQIESWGPFAEGKNDIFNDELLVAIAGQYNKSVAQVILRWLIQRGVVAIPKSVRKERMAENFDIFDFKLSADDMNSIKILDTNASSFFDHRDPAMVKWLGERKFEE
- a CDS encoding helix-turn-helix domain-containing protein, whose translation is MEKEFNFETISEYNDFNNHETLHPLVSVIDFSKAKERTGSKMNFELYCIFLKDVKCGDLKYGRHNYDYQAGTLVFISPGQTIDVENKIDYYQPVGHGLIFHPDLIRGTSLAKSLSEYNFFSYHTNEALHLSSKERQLVLDLFAKINSELQQSIDKHSKKLIASNIELLLNYCDRFYDRQFITRDMVNKGVLETFEELLNGYFKSEKPYSIGLPSVAYCAEELHFSANYFGDLIKKETGKSAQEFIQAKIIDVAKNKIFDSNKTVNEIAYELGFKYPQHFIRLFKKRVGATPNEYRSLN
- the yiaK gene encoding 3-dehydro-L-gulonate 2-dehydrogenase, with product MRIPFEELKEEFKRILLRLSFPEGTAETCATIFAVNSRDGVYSHGLNRFPVFVNYVEKGLIDPNASPKLLEKNGMVERWDGNSAPGMSNATHCMSRAIELSKQNGIGCVAIKNTNHWMRGGTYGWQAADEGCIGICFTNAIASMPAWGGKASVLGNNPLVIAIPREGGHVVLDMAMSQFSYGKMQEYELKNESLPFPGGYDEHGNLSTDPTIIRKTKLALPIGFWKGSGLALMLDLLVVALSGGNSTGQITASIDETSVSQCFICIRQPNMHAQLINHILEYIKSESGVSSDEKVAYPGERTLQTRLENEKTGIPVNEEIWKQVTAMFK